The Lolium rigidum isolate FL_2022 chromosome 1, APGP_CSIRO_Lrig_0.1, whole genome shotgun sequence region CGGCCTGAGTGGGAATATCTGCAGTTCAGATACCTGAATTAGTTTACGCAACGTGAATTTTCATTTTGTTCAACAATCAGTGTAAAATATACCCAATCTTAACAATTAGTCGCCTAGCATCTAATCTACGAAGAATATTGCAGGATCATCCAAATGTCCAGTGCCTGCAAACCCCTCCTTGATCGATCTCTGATCTCTTCTCTGGCACGTTTCGCAGATTCAGAGTCATCTCTCGTCCCGGGCTCGAACGCACGGCATGGCGAGTAGCCGAGCACGGTCCGGTCGGGTCGTCGGGAAAGCGGACGAGCAGCGAGTAGCGAAGCCACGGCCGGATGATTCTCGTGCTCGCCGACGAGGCCCTCATCGCCGGCGGTACATGAGCGCCTCCACGGCCGTAGTTGTAAACCGGTGGTTCGTAAGCGCCTGCGCTACCACGGTAGTTGTCGTCAGTCGGTGGTAGATAAGCGCCCGCGCCACCGTTGCCGTGAGCCGGCGGCGCGCTGTCATCGCCAGTGCTCTGGCCACCGTTCGCGTACAACGGCCCCGCATTGACACCGTCAATCTGCGCTCCGAGGAAGATGGCGTCCGACTCCTTTATCATGCAGCGGAAACCAGTCGCAAGGCTGTCAACTACACGTTTGTACTTGTCACATGTGTATGTTTGCCATGGCGGGTTTGATGAACTGACCCAGATGTCGGGAGGCAGAAGGCGATGTTGTAGTCGTCGGCGTTGCAGGTGAAGGTGCTGCTGTTGTCGTTGTAGGCGTAGTTGTACGCGCGCGGGCACGCCGTCTTGAAGATAGACGAATAGGCAGTCGGGCGGCACGCTGCCGGCGTGCCGTAGGCGCCGCTGCAGCAGTAGCTGTCCTGCCCAAACGCCTCGCACGCGCTCCGGCACGCGATCGCGCCGGCGCCGCAGTCCACCTGCAGCTCCTTCGGGCACGCTGGCACACCGATCGACAACTCGAGATCATCAGAGCCGGCCGGCAATGGCGGGCGGTGCGCGCAAGCCTCATTAGCACGGAACGTTTATTACTTACAGCGGTTGAGGTCGGCCATGCAGCCGGTGGCATTGCACGTGCCCTGTCCCCGCAGCGCTCGCGGGATGGCAACGACGGGGAGGTTGTACCCGTCGACGAGGCTCACGTCGTAGAAGTCCTCACAGCCGGCCTTCCCCAGCGTGACCTCGAAGAGCGTAGCCGGCGGCGTGGCGCCAGCGCCGCGGCACTCCATCCGCCTGCCGCAGTCGCCTGTCTGGCAGATCCCTGCGCCGGCCGCGTTGAACACGCACCCTGTGCGCGCCCACATCCTCCCCGACCACCCAGCCGCACCGTCCAGCCGCACCGTCTGCCCCGGTGCGAGCTCGAACCCCGTCGTGGACAGTGTCCCCGACCAGATGGTGTAGGCGCAGTAGTTCGATATGGTGAACGTCGTTGCGCCCGTCGAGGCCTGAAACCACGGCGCCAACGCCAGCACAACGAGCCATAGCTTGCAATGTCTTGGCTCTCCCAAGGTGATTCACAGCACAAGCAGCTGATCTTGATCGGAAGCGAGGAAGAAGGCATTGGGAGGATACTTCCGAGATTTAAAGAGGAAACCATGCAAAGTAAGCTTTTCTTGGTGAACTTGGTTTAGCATATGCTGCATGGGGGTGGCCTAGGCAAGAAGAAATACCTTTTGGGATGATACAAGCTTATGCTTGCATGATGGTGACATATTGTTAGACCCAAAGGAGAAATACCTTGATTCCTGGTCAAACATTCTCTTCTCTGTTTTGTGAGTCTCAAGTCTTACTTAACCTGTCTTTCATATTTACTGCCTGAACTTGTTCATGCAAATTGGGCAGAGTGCATGTTTCAGCTGTTGTCTGTCAGTCTGGATGAAGAACATGATATATCGTTAGACATTATCATTAGGCAATAACAAGCGCAAGGATACCAGCATGAAAATCTGTGGGTTTTTACTCTTCGTCGGATGCAATTCGGTGTGGTAACTTGTGCTTCTTATGTGGGTACTATTTTCGGTGAGGTAAGCTGACTCTTTAATTTTGCCGAATATTAATACCAAACGTGTATTTTGAGTACAGTATTGTTTTACCTACCGAGTAGCTGTTTTATTCATTTGCAAAACATATCCCATATGCTCTTTAATTTCAATTTCAAAAAAGGAGCAACGAGAATCAGGACAATTTCATATTCTACTTCAGCTAAATAATTTAATTTCTTTCTAAGGCAAAGCTGATGACATACTCCCCCGTTTCAAAATAAGTGTCAtagatttgcatgtatctagacgtgttttagtgtgtagatacatgtgaATCTTTCACACTTATTATGGACCAGAGGAAGTATGTTTGAGAATATGCTCTAAGGAGACAACAGGCCTCTTATAGCAGCAAGGCCTACAAGGGATCACACAGGAAACATCAACACAGACAAACCTCACAAGTATCCACAAGGATGCCCAAGAGTCCAAGAGGCAAGGTGCACCTTTTGCAGCTTCATAATCAAGCAATATATCTCACCTTTGCAACCACAGCAGATAAAGCATCAGATCTGATTGGATCACACATGAGGAATAGTCATAAAGGAAC contains the following coding sequences:
- the LOC124658308 gene encoding pathogenesis-related thaumatin-like protein 3.5; the protein is MCDPIRSDALSAVVAKASTGATTFTISNYCAYTIWSGTLSTTGFELAPGQTVRLDGAAGWSGRMWARTGCVFNAAGAGICQTGDCGRRMECRGAGATPPATLFEVTLGKAGCEDFYDVSLVDGYNLPVVAIPRALRGQGTCNATGCMADLNRSCPKELQVDCGAGAIACRSACEAFGQDSYCCSGAYGTPAACRPTAYSSIFKTACPRAYNYAYNDNSSTFTCNADDYNIAFCLPTSGSESDAIFLGAQIDGVNAGPLYANGGQSTGDDSAPPAHGNGGAGAYLPPTDDNYRGSAGAYEPPVYNYGRGGAHVPPAMRASSASTRIIRPWLRYSLLVRFPDDPTGPCSATRHAVRSSPGREMTLNLRNVPEKRSEIDQGGVSELQIFPLRPCSHQSARTYSFVT